The Pseudomonadota bacterium genome has a window encoding:
- the tkt gene encoding transketolase yields the protein MQTLEDKSVNTIRFLAVDMVEKANSGHPGMPMGAAPLAYTLWRRFLKHNPAHPQWADRDRFVLSAGHGSALLYALLHLCGYPLSLDDLKAFRQWGSRTPGHPEFGHTPGVEITTGPLGQGLAAGVGLAMAERSLAATFNRPGFPVVDHFTYGIVGDGDLMEGISHEAASLAGNLGLGKLIYLYDDNHISIEGPTEITFTEDRVARFRAYGWQVIEVANGNDVAALTAALNAARAETQRPSLIAVRTHIGFGSPAKQDSPSAHGEPLGAAEIIATRVNLGWPEESSFFVPEEVYQDFAGVGAAGAAAEQAWLEMMSAYAQAFPELAAEWRRRQAAELPANWKKSLPGYDADAKGVASRVVSGKIINRLAAVLPELMGGSADLGPSNKTLIEGAADFTAPAFSGRNIRFGVREHAMGAIMNGIALHRGLRIFGGTFLVFCDYMKPAIRLAAMMGLPVIYVFTHDSIGVGEDGPTHQPIEHLASLRVIPGLTVIRPADANETVAAWREALLRTTGPTALILTRQNLPTLAATGRKAATGVHRGAYLLRDAPEADLTLIASGSEVALILAAAEDLKTRGVAARVVSMPSWELFTAQSKAYCDQVLPPGGRRLIVEAAASLGWHRFLDGPGDILALDHFGASAPAVELFQHFRLTRKEIVRRAQALVKKRVGWR from the coding sequence ATGCAGACTCTGGAAGATAAGTCCGTCAATACGATTCGTTTTCTCGCGGTCGACATGGTGGAAAAGGCTAATTCCGGGCATCCGGGCATGCCGATGGGGGCGGCTCCGCTGGCCTATACCCTCTGGCGTCGTTTTCTCAAACATAATCCGGCCCATCCCCAGTGGGCCGACCGCGATCGTTTTGTCCTTTCCGCCGGTCACGGTTCGGCCTTGCTCTACGCCCTGCTGCATCTCTGCGGTTATCCCTTGAGCCTGGATGACCTCAAGGCGTTTCGGCAGTGGGGCAGCCGGACCCCGGGGCATCCCGAATTCGGGCATACCCCGGGGGTGGAAATCACGACCGGTCCCCTGGGGCAGGGCCTGGCCGCCGGGGTGGGCCTGGCGATGGCCGAGAGAAGCCTGGCCGCGACCTTTAACCGGCCCGGTTTTCCCGTGGTCGATCACTTCACCTACGGCATCGTCGGCGACGGCGACCTGATGGAAGGCATTTCGCACGAGGCCGCCTCCCTGGCCGGCAACCTCGGCTTGGGGAAACTCATCTATCTTTATGACGACAATCATATTTCCATCGAGGGGCCCACGGAAATTACCTTTACCGAAGACCGGGTCGCCCGTTTCCGGGCTTACGGTTGGCAGGTGATCGAAGTCGCTAACGGCAATGACGTGGCCGCGCTCACCGCCGCCCTGAACGCGGCCCGGGCCGAAACGCAACGTCCCAGTCTGATCGCCGTGCGCACCCATATCGGTTTCGGCAGCCCGGCCAAACAGGACAGCCCCTCGGCGCATGGCGAACCTCTGGGCGCAGCGGAAATTATCGCCACCCGGGTCAACCTGGGCTGGCCGGAGGAGAGCTCCTTTTTCGTGCCGGAGGAAGTCTATCAGGATTTCGCCGGGGTTGGCGCGGCCGGTGCGGCTGCGGAACAAGCCTGGCTGGAGATGATGAGCGCTTACGCGCAGGCCTTTCCCGAACTCGCGGCCGAATGGCGGCGGCGGCAGGCGGCGGAACTGCCGGCGAACTGGAAAAAAAGCCTGCCTGGATATGACGCCGATGCCAAGGGCGTAGCCTCTCGCGTCGTTTCCGGCAAGATCATCAATCGGCTGGCGGCAGTGCTTCCGGAACTGATGGGCGGCTCCGCCGACCTCGGGCCTTCGAACAAAACTCTGATCGAGGGCGCCGCCGATTTCACGGCGCCCGCTTTTTCCGGCCGTAATATTCGTTTCGGGGTGCGGGAACATGCGATGGGAGCGATCATGAACGGTATCGCCCTGCATCGCGGTCTCAGGATCTTCGGCGGCACCTTTCTGGTTTTCTGCGACTACATGAAACCGGCGATTCGCCTGGCGGCGATGATGGGCCTGCCGGTGATTTATGTTTTTACCCATGACAGCATCGGCGTCGGCGAGGACGGCCCGACGCACCAGCCGATCGAACATCTGGCCAGTCTCAGGGTGATTCCCGGCCTGACCGTGATTCGGCCGGCCGACGCCAACGAGACCGTGGCCGCCTGGCGGGAGGCGCTGCTGCGCACGACCGGGCCGACGGCTTTGATTCTGACCCGGCAGAATCTGCCGACCCTGGCCGCGACCGGCAGGAAAGCGGCGACCGGAGTGCATCGCGGCGCCTATCTGCTCAGGGACGCGCCGGAAGCCGACCTGACCCTGATCGCCAGCGGTTCGGAAGTGGCCCTGATCCTGGCGGCGGCGGAAGACCTCAAGACCAGGGGCGTGGCCGCGCGAGTGGTTTCCATGCCGAGTTGGGAACTGTTTACCGCTCAATCCAAAGCCTATTGTGATCAGGTGCTGCCCCCGGGCGGTCGGCGGCTGATCGTCGAGGCCGCCGCTTCCCTGGGTTGGCATCGGTTCCTGGATGGACCCGGGGACATTCTGGCCCTGGATCATTTCGGCGCCTCGGCGCCGGCGGTGGAGCTCTTTCAGCATTTTCGTCTGACGCGCAAGGAAA
- a CDS encoding cytochrome B, translated as MKIKLHLYTRFERFWHWLQAFLIIFLLLSGFEIHGGYRLFGYAAACRWHNLAGLVLLGLTAFAIFWHLTTGQWRHYRPRFENLQKIVAFYLVGIMRGEKHPFHKSEERKLNPLQALSYLFLKVVLLPLQLLSGLLYYYYNDWPAWGLSLRLNGVAFSHTLAAFALLLFLLVHVYLTTTGGTLSAYTVSMFTGWEEVEVEEAAAGRENESHKG; from the coding sequence GTGAAAATCAAACTGCATTTATATACTCGTTTTGAGCGTTTCTGGCACTGGTTGCAGGCTTTTCTGATTATCTTTCTGCTCCTTAGCGGTTTTGAGATTCACGGCGGTTATCGGCTTTTCGGCTACGCCGCCGCCTGCCGCTGGCATAATCTGGCCGGCCTGGTCCTGCTCGGGCTGACCGCGTTCGCGATCTTCTGGCATTTGACGACCGGGCAGTGGCGGCATTACCGTCCCCGTTTCGAGAATCTGCAAAAGATCGTCGCTTTCTACCTGGTCGGCATCATGCGCGGGGAAAAGCATCCGTTTCACAAGAGCGAGGAACGCAAACTCAACCCCCTGCAGGCGCTTTCCTATCTCTTCCTGAAGGTGGTGCTGCTGCCCCTGCAGCTGCTCAGCGGTCTGCTTTATTATTATTACAACGATTGGCCGGCCTGGGGTCTGAGTCTGCGGCTTAACGGGGTCGCCTTTTCCCATACCCTGGCGGCCTTTGCCCTGCTCCTGTTTCTTCTCGTCCATGTCTATCTGACCACGACCGGCGGCACCCTGTCGGCCTATACGGTTTCGATGTTTACCGGCTGGGAAGAGGTGGAAGTGGAGGAGGCGGCGGCCGGGCGAGAAAATGAGAGTCACAAAGGATAA